Proteins from one Juglans microcarpa x Juglans regia isolate MS1-56 chromosome 6S, Jm3101_v1.0, whole genome shotgun sequence genomic window:
- the LOC121236402 gene encoding carbonic anhydrase 2-like isoform X2, which produces MASLSLEETVEGGKSGNEDNLENDQEKYSAKLEKLTAELPLADLIPSSSSFDPVQAIIEGFKYFKQNEFDPNRPFYDELAKGQEPKFLVFACSDSRVSPSIILNFKPGEAFMVRNIANMVPVFDQLKHSGTGAAIEYAISVLKIPNILVIGHSRCGGIERLMSFPEDGSVPFDFIDDWVKIGLPAKLKVKAIWGNCSLSEQCKQCEKESVKLSLTNLLTYPYVRKAIAKNALKLMGGYYDFVHGTFEVVLFESHFSPPIPAI; this is translated from the exons ATGGCTAGTCTTTCTTTGGAGGAAACAGTTGAAGGAGGGAAGAG TGGGAACGAAGATAACTTGGAAAATGATCAGGAGAAGTACTCTGCAAAACTTGAGAAACTGACAGCGGAATTACCATTGGCAGATCTGATTCCTTCCAGTTCCAGCTTTGACCCAGTTCAAGCCATTATAGAAGGGTTTAAATACTTCAAGCAGAATGAATTTGA CCCGAACAGACCTTTTTACGACGAACTTGCCAAAGGCCAGGAACCCAAg TTTTTGGTATTCGCATGCTCAGACTCTCGAGTGTCCCCCTCTATTATCTTGAACTTCAAGCCTGGGGAAGCCTTCATGGTCCGCAACATTGCTAACATGGTTCCTGTGTTTGATCAG CTAAAACACTCTGGAACTGGCGCTGCCATTGAATATGCGATATCGGTTCTTAAG ATACCAAATATCCTTGTCATTGGGCATAGTAGATGCGGTGGGATAGAAAGGCTTATGTCCTTTCCCGAGGATGGTTCTGTTCCTTT TGATTTCATCGACGACTGGGTCAAAATTGGTTTACCTGCCAAGTTGAAGGTCAAGGCAATTTGGGGCAATTGTTCATTATCCGAACAATGCAAACAGTGTGAAAAG GAGTCAGTGAAGTTGTCCCTGACTAACTTATTGACATACCCATATGTCCGAAAGGCGATTGCAAAGAATGCACTCAAGTTGATGGGTGGATACTATGATTTTGTTCATGGAACATTTGAGGTTGTGCTGTTCGAGAGTCACTTTTCACCTCCCATCCCAGCCATCTGA
- the LOC121236402 gene encoding carbonic anhydrase 2-like isoform X1, whose protein sequence is MASLSLEETVEGGKRLINTSGNEDNLENDQEKYSAKLEKLTAELPLADLIPSSSSFDPVQAIIEGFKYFKQNEFDPNRPFYDELAKGQEPKFLVFACSDSRVSPSIILNFKPGEAFMVRNIANMVPVFDQLKHSGTGAAIEYAISVLKIPNILVIGHSRCGGIERLMSFPEDGSVPFDFIDDWVKIGLPAKLKVKAIWGNCSLSEQCKQCEKESVKLSLTNLLTYPYVRKAIAKNALKLMGGYYDFVHGTFEVVLFESHFSPPIPAI, encoded by the exons ATGGCTAGTCTTTCTTTGGAGGAAACAGTTGAAGGAGGGAAGAGGTTGATTAACACTAG TGGGAACGAAGATAACTTGGAAAATGATCAGGAGAAGTACTCTGCAAAACTTGAGAAACTGACAGCGGAATTACCATTGGCAGATCTGATTCCTTCCAGTTCCAGCTTTGACCCAGTTCAAGCCATTATAGAAGGGTTTAAATACTTCAAGCAGAATGAATTTGA CCCGAACAGACCTTTTTACGACGAACTTGCCAAAGGCCAGGAACCCAAg TTTTTGGTATTCGCATGCTCAGACTCTCGAGTGTCCCCCTCTATTATCTTGAACTTCAAGCCTGGGGAAGCCTTCATGGTCCGCAACATTGCTAACATGGTTCCTGTGTTTGATCAG CTAAAACACTCTGGAACTGGCGCTGCCATTGAATATGCGATATCGGTTCTTAAG ATACCAAATATCCTTGTCATTGGGCATAGTAGATGCGGTGGGATAGAAAGGCTTATGTCCTTTCCCGAGGATGGTTCTGTTCCTTT TGATTTCATCGACGACTGGGTCAAAATTGGTTTACCTGCCAAGTTGAAGGTCAAGGCAATTTGGGGCAATTGTTCATTATCCGAACAATGCAAACAGTGTGAAAAG GAGTCAGTGAAGTTGTCCCTGACTAACTTATTGACATACCCATATGTCCGAAAGGCGATTGCAAAGAATGCACTCAAGTTGATGGGTGGATACTATGATTTTGTTCATGGAACATTTGAGGTTGTGCTGTTCGAGAGTCACTTTTCACCTCCCATCCCAGCCATCTGA